Proteins from a single region of Streptomyces sp. TN58:
- a CDS encoding tyrosine-type recombinase/integrase produces the protein MARAWVARSKDDPKKWTAFWYDPDGKQRQKSFETKKRADDHRKRKEQELDAGTYLDDKLGKQPVTAVWEQWTNQRKLENSTKKQYRSIQNTTLEPFFKARFIVSLKVADIEQWLLWMEQDRKLSARTRRQRFSFFSGMMDWAVVNEIIGRNPCKKIRHAGSRAKEIREHKSNARRLTTREVLAMLNGAPPRYRAMLWLMAGCGLRIGEAMAVSRDQIDFQAEVLRVDFQIAEDGESESGKNSALQRRHIKARDEEEPGRVVPLPPNVAFELRRHIKNHGVWGPERLLFPNVTRTGYVYASYFYRQIWLPALTKGEVPYCKPHSMRHYYGSRLLYAGVPENDVADWMGHSSTDVLREHYHYIFEGAEQRGRAAIATMLTPGADDPTERAEVA, from the coding sequence GTGGCAAGGGCATGGGTAGCGCGATCCAAGGACGACCCGAAGAAGTGGACGGCGTTCTGGTACGACCCGGACGGGAAGCAGCGGCAGAAGTCCTTTGAGACCAAGAAGCGCGCCGACGACCACCGGAAGCGGAAGGAACAGGAGCTAGACGCCGGGACCTACCTGGACGACAAGCTGGGGAAGCAGCCCGTGACGGCGGTCTGGGAGCAGTGGACCAACCAAAGGAAGTTGGAGAACAGCACCAAGAAGCAGTACCGCTCGATCCAGAACACGACCCTGGAACCGTTCTTCAAAGCTCGCTTCATCGTGTCCTTGAAGGTCGCGGACATCGAACAGTGGCTCTTGTGGATGGAGCAGGACCGCAAGCTGTCGGCCCGGACCCGTCGTCAGCGGTTCTCGTTCTTCTCCGGGATGATGGACTGGGCCGTCGTCAACGAGATCATCGGGCGCAATCCGTGCAAGAAGATCAGGCACGCAGGTAGCCGCGCCAAGGAGATCCGCGAGCACAAGAGCAACGCCCGGCGGCTGACGACTCGGGAAGTCTTGGCCATGCTGAACGGGGCTCCGCCCCGATACCGAGCGATGCTCTGGCTCATGGCGGGATGCGGACTCCGCATCGGTGAGGCCATGGCGGTCTCGCGCGATCAGATCGACTTCCAGGCTGAGGTCCTGCGCGTCGATTTCCAGATCGCGGAGGACGGCGAATCCGAGTCGGGGAAGAACAGCGCGCTACAGCGGCGGCACATCAAGGCCCGCGACGAGGAGGAGCCGGGGCGCGTCGTGCCCCTTCCGCCGAACGTGGCGTTCGAGCTGCGCAGGCACATCAAGAACCACGGCGTGTGGGGGCCGGAGCGCCTGTTGTTCCCGAACGTGACCCGGACCGGGTACGTGTACGCCTCGTACTTCTACCGGCAGATCTGGCTGCCCGCCCTGACGAAGGGCGAGGTGCCTTACTGCAAGCCGCACTCCATGCGGCACTACTACGGCTCTCGGCTGCTCTATGCGGGCGTCCCTGAGAACGACGTGGCCGACTGGATGGGGCACAGCAGCACGGACGTGCTCCGGGAGCACTATCACTACATCTTCGAAGGGGCCGAGCAGCGCGGACGTGCAGCCATCGCAACCATGCTGACCCCCGGCGCGGACGACCCCACCGAGCGGGCCGAAGTCGCCTGA
- a CDS encoding helix-turn-helix domain-containing protein has protein sequence MVRLLTVTEVAEFLSKPRSWVYDNWRGEQIPFRRVGQSLRCRPADLEKWLDQQK, from the coding sequence TTGGTAAGGCTGTTGACGGTTACAGAGGTAGCCGAGTTCCTGAGCAAGCCGCGCAGTTGGGTCTACGACAACTGGCGAGGTGAACAGATCCCGTTCCGGCGTGTGGGTCAATCTCTCCGGTGCCGCCCGGCGGACTTGGAGAAGTGGCTAGACCAGCAGAAGTGA
- a CDS encoding acyl-CoA dehydrogenase family protein, producing MAGSADFDLYRPAEEHDMLRESVRSLAEAKILPFAAAVDEESRFPQEALDALVANDLHAVHVPETYGGAGADALATVIVIEEVARVCASSSLIPAVNKLGSLPVVLSGSEELKAKYLGPLAKGDAMFSYALSEPDAGSDAAGMKTRAVRDGDFWVLNGVKRWITNAGVSEYYTVMAVTDPEKRSKGISAFVVEKGDEGVSFGAPEKKLGIKGSPTREVYLDNVRIPADRMIGAEGTGFATAMKTLDHTRITIAAQALGIAQGALDYAKGYVQERKQFGKPIGDFQGVQFMLADMAMKIEAARQLTYSAAAKSERVDADLTFFGAAAKCFASDVAMEVTTDAVQLLGGYGYTRDYPVERMMRDAKITQIYEGTNQVQRIVMARNLP from the coding sequence TTGGCGGGTTCTGCCGACTTCGACCTGTACCGCCCGGCCGAGGAGCACGACATGCTCCGCGAGTCGGTCCGCTCGCTCGCCGAGGCGAAGATCCTGCCGTTCGCCGCAGCCGTCGACGAGGAGTCCCGCTTCCCGCAGGAGGCCCTCGACGCGCTGGTCGCCAACGACCTGCACGCCGTCCACGTGCCCGAGACCTACGGCGGTGCGGGCGCCGACGCCCTGGCCACCGTGATCGTGATCGAGGAAGTGGCCCGCGTCTGCGCCTCCTCCTCGCTGATCCCGGCCGTGAACAAGCTCGGCTCCCTCCCGGTGGTCCTCTCCGGCTCCGAGGAGCTCAAGGCCAAGTACCTCGGCCCGCTCGCCAAGGGCGACGCGATGTTCTCCTACGCCCTCTCCGAGCCGGACGCCGGCTCCGACGCCGCCGGCATGAAGACCCGCGCCGTGCGCGACGGGGACTTCTGGGTGCTCAACGGCGTCAAGCGCTGGATCACCAACGCGGGCGTCTCCGAGTACTACACGGTCATGGCCGTCACCGACCCGGAGAAGCGCTCCAAGGGCATCAGCGCCTTCGTCGTCGAGAAGGGCGACGAGGGCGTGTCCTTCGGCGCCCCGGAGAAGAAGCTCGGCATCAAGGGCTCCCCGACCCGCGAGGTCTACCTCGACAACGTCCGGATCCCCGCCGACCGCATGATCGGCGCCGAGGGCACCGGCTTCGCCACCGCGATGAAGACCCTCGACCACACCCGCATCACGATCGCCGCCCAGGCGCTCGGCATCGCCCAGGGCGCCCTGGACTACGCCAAGGGCTACGTCCAGGAGCGCAAGCAGTTCGGCAAGCCGATCGGCGACTTCCAGGGCGTGCAGTTCATGCTCGCGGACATGGCCATGAAGATCGAGGCCGCCCGCCAGCTCACCTACTCGGCCGCGGCCAAGTCCGAGCGCGTCGACGCCGACCTGACCTTCTTCGGCGCCGCGGCCAAGTGCTTCGCCTCCGACGTGGCCATGGAGGTCACCACGGACGCCGTCCAGCTCCTCGGCGGCTACGGCTACACCCGTGACTACCCGGTGGAGCGCATGATGCGCGACGCGAAGATCACGCAGATTTATGAAGGTACGAACCAGGTTCAGCGGATCGTCATGGCGAGGAACCTGCCGTAG